The Quercus lobata isolate SW786 chromosome 4, ValleyOak3.0 Primary Assembly, whole genome shotgun sequence genome segment ACTTCCAGAGGCAAACCAATCACACCTTCCAAGCAATTTTTCTATCTCGTCCaatttttccacatcatcaagaactACAAGAATCCTTTTACAGTGAAGTCTTTCAGTTGTCACATTGATTCCTCTAGATATACTCCCCACCTTCAACTCCCGAAACCCTAAGATCTCAGAACAAAGTGTGTTTTGTAAATGGATTACGCCAGCATTTGTGCGTGAATTTTCTCTAACATCCTCTAAAAAACTACTTCCATCAAAATGATAAtgaattttgtcaaaaataGCTTTTGCAATTGTTGTCTTACCCACTCCAGGAAGGCCATAGATCCCTACAATGCGAACATCAtttgacataatttttaaaCATCGATTTATGACGTCACTTACACGAGAATCTATTCCGATTGGATATCTTACAACAGATAATTTCATGCAATTTAGTTGAGCTCTTGAGATCTCGTTAAAAATTTCTTCGATAAATTCATATTGAGAACTACTGCAGCTGCCAATTACAAAGCATCAAAATATGTAATGAGTTAGAGTAGAAAATAGATATACTTAAACAACGAATAAATTCAAGATGTTTGGTTTTGGCACTACAACTGAAATATCATactatatacaaaaaaattaggCCCTATAAGTTGTAGTTACACTTACACCATGTTACTCTCTTTGCATCATGCTGCTACGCTTTTAAAACTTTTggtaaattatataatttccTATAGTTTGAagtaattataaattaaatcttaaattataagaaaatctattttaaaccataatcattttaaattgtttaatttactttgttaaaaaaattataagacctCTTGTacactatataattttttttttttatgaagctATATAATAATCAACAATGTAATTATTATCACCAAAACATTCAcaataaagtttttttattttttattttgataaacatTCACAATAAAgctaattttatataaatttatatccAAATCATATCATACCTTGTAGTACTATACAATAAAAATGGCGTCCTACATTATAGCTGCGCCAGTGGATGCcctcctcttttttttgggatttctttttcattttttctctttaggtCATTCGGTGAATTATAAGTAAAATATAACAATTAGCATAGTTTCACTAAGATAAAATCTATTGCTATGAACAATTAACTTTTAGAACATAATATAATctttcattgaaatttatatttgaactaataataattttttgttgaaattactcccaatatttaaaatttaggtCTCATTAATGAGACCTAAATAGAATGAGCTAGAAGTAGTTTCAGATTAAGTAATTTCATGATTgatttaaaatagttttaaataagttggaacttggaagtattatacattcaaaattttacaaatgagATGGAATGACACCTAGTACAAATTGAAACCTATTTAAAATATAGGGACAATTGGCATCAAATTACTCATCTACTATATTGTCAACATCTCAAATTTGATATTACATAGCTCTACCACTAGCTATATGGTAGTAGTTTATTAGTACtactatttcattttattttgtttgttggttttattttcttggtttttggaCTACCATAGTTTGGCCTTTcttttagtattatttaattCACTTTTATTATGTCCACTTTATGACTTTGGTCTTCGTGTTATGTTTCAAAGTTAGTTTTATAGACTATGGTTTTGATCATTATACTTTTATTCTAGGTAGGggcaatgaaaaagaaaatagttcaATTTTTAGAGATTAACagtttttcctttcaaactACATTCTTacagtttaatttttttttttccctaaattaTCAATTATGTTAAATATAATTacgatttaagttttttaattatagttttagaaatattttatagtaTAAATTGATCGTGCTTGGAAGTGTCTGCATGCATCTGTAAATGGATCACATAATGTTAAGTTtgcatatattgaaagagaatATTTGTATTCATGTGAATCcttacttatttttaattttttttaaagtttggttTGTGCCTCTTTGTTTTTcccacctcctaaattttcccaAAACCTTTTTCCAAAAGTTGTTTTATCATTCCtatatttttatagggggagaaagttGTTTTTAAAACCTatgctcttcatagggggagttgcctctattttctatagagtttattttttattttttattttttatttttgtgttccCTTGATTGTGTCTCTtttttctcagcctctctcgTGTCTATTTTCTTTCTACTCTTTGATTGAGTTGTCTTTCTCAATACATGGCAAAAAGAGGGAGTGAACTTGAGAAATTTGGGAATCTTATTTAAATGgttaaaaaatagtttaaatgtttttaaatggtttttagCTGTTTTTATTTAGGGAGAGAATAAATTGTTTCATAAGGGGGAGAAAATAAAAGCCTTTTTaggtatctaacttagggggagattTAGTTTGCATATCTGCTATTTGCTTTTGTGCATATATGCTTTTGCTATTAGAGTAATTTTTacatttgtgtttttttttttttttttttttttttttttttttttaccttttttcttttagctttgatacaatatttttatttgggtaTGGTTGTTTAAACcactttgcttcttcttttaaaCAATTGGTATCAAGCAAATTATGTTGATTCACATGCTTTTATTTATGCGTcttgtagtttttatttatatagcaTTGTGATCAATATTGTTTATCGAAAGACAAGTACTCTTTATATACAAGACATACGTTCTTCTACCCGCAATTTTCTAGAAGTATGTTGAATTTGTAGGGATATGTATTTTTGGGCTGATGTATTTGAGTCTTTGATGTATTGTGGTTTTGttatggattgccaaagggagagattttaaaattcttatttttaggTTGACAACCATGAACAAATGTAACTGTTTAGAACTTAGTTTTTCTAGTTAATTAGTTTTGAAATAATACTTGGATCAagataaatcaaattcaaaacagtTGAAGACTCAAGATTGTAGAATAGAGATAGCTAGAAGACTCCATTTTGATTGCAGCTTGACAGGTCAAATTCCACTAACTTCAACTTATCGAGATTTATGTAGATTGGATTTTCATCTTCTCATATAAGCCGATCGAGGGTTTTGATGGAACTTAAGTGCTTATAAATACAAACCCTAGAGCTCATTTTTGGCACACATGAGGGTAGTGTTCTATACATAGACCTAGAGATTTTCCAAACCCTTTTGTAGCTATAACTGGAGACTATGTGCAAACATCAAATCTAGTTATAAAGCAAAGTTACTGTAGTCCATAGTTGCTTATCAAATCTTTGAGCAGAGATCTTAGAGTCATGAACAAGGGAGTTCTTGTGCAATAGTTCATAATAGAAGAGTTTGTGGATTTGGAGCTACGTGTGGTCACGCCAGTAAGTAGTACATGAGATAGCTATGGATTGAGGGTTAagtctattgtacaaacttcaattatATTAGTGAACATATTGTCTTGACTTGAGGATTGTTTATGTTAAATTCTCTCCAagtttttttactatgaaataACAGTTTCATTGGTTCTCTTGAATCATCATTTATGGTGTCTATGTGATTTGTGCTTGTATGATGtgttaataattttaatcaatagcataattaatttgttaacagttgattaatttttctaataatCGGGGCCTAAAACCTAACACTaacactcaaaaaaataaaaattgccatCAATATATGATTAGTGGTAACTATTgttaatactaaaatttagtgatgaaaacaaacacttaaaaattatagaagTCAAGGGATAGTCATTAAATACATACTCCTCCTTGTAGGTAGAACCAGATATGCTGCCAGCTTGATTTAGAGCTTTCCTCCATCTTTGCACCTTCATATTATCCTTGAATTTTGCTTCATGTTTTGATAATGCTTCTCCAAATTTTCCCCTTTGGTTACGTACTTCTGAGGGATCCACCTTATAAAAAACCGGTAGTACTAGTTCCATTTGGCCACTCTTCTTACACTCAAGGATCTTAACAAGTTCATCCAAGCACCAGGTGGAAGATGCATAGTTTTCAGAGAATACAATTATGGAACTTCTTGAACTTTCAATGGCTTCGACAAGTTGAACAGAAATTTCTTCTCCCCTGGGGAGTTCATAATCAATGAAGGTGTTAATACCCTTCAAATTCAAAAAGCCATTCAAATTACTTGTAAAATCCTTACGAGTATCTTCACCTCTAAAACTTAAGAACACATCATATCTATATCGGTGGGTGATGGAGGAAGAGgaggtttgtttgtttatcaTAAAAGCCATAGTTATATGGTTGAGAAGAtctaaaagagatttttttgaatggatttttgagagagaatggGAATGGGGAATtgaatgttgttgttgttgtgggaGTAGGGAGACTATGATAGTGAATATATAGGACCGCTTTGGTATGTAAATtcaaacaacagttttcaatgtttaactatgggccaaaaaaaatttgtgcttGGTAATAGTGTTTAATTAAAGGTGTTTGAGTCACTGTTGTCAATTTAggtgtttaaactttaaacacaTCAAGgtacttttcaatttttgaataaCAATACTCCAtggtattattttaaaaataaaatttaagtacagtatttaggtgttgttccttaaaTTCTTCTTTTAAGATTCAGTCATGTGAGACTTTTTTCTCTTGGAATGGAAgtaaatttttaatgaattgcAGCTACATGGTTGAATCTTACGTGGTGAACCGAACATTATCTAAATGTTGTATCTAAATTTTACccttattttaaatattttgaaaagtgtGGGACTCACACAAACCATACTGGAATGACCGGTTCAATTGGTCTGACCATGAACCGATATGTATACCGGTTCGATTAtcatgaaaaatagaaaatatgataAAACAGGGGAAAACCTAGGAAACCACGGTTCAACCAGGAGGAACCGGAACGGTCAAACCGTTTTCCAGCAATTCTCTAACTTAGCTACAAAActgcttaaaaaaataaaaaatgtacaaAGCCAGCATCGTCGACCACCTTAAGAAAGAGGAGCAGATTGGAACTCAGATCTAATGTCATTGACTGAGAGATATTTATGCAAAGCTTTCAAGGTTCAAGTTGAGAGATacagaccaaaaaaaaaaaaaaatgagggaagAAAAGGAAGGCTATGAGTAGTTGGGTCTTGGTACCGTCCTTGCACATGTGAAAAACCAACCCACAGAAACTATTGAAAAACCACGAATGGTATCAACCAAAGGCATAAAAGGCCATCTATTAATGCTTGGCAATTGGCACTTGGGAATTGGGTTGGGTACTTTGGGAGATGTACAACCACACATGGCAGCaagtgtttaatttattttttttagagtgcACTATATCTGTACGTTTGTGTTACTTTTTTTAGCTGAACAACTTTGTGTTAATAACTTAATATTGACTAATAAAGGAATACAAATACATAAcatagtttttaaacaataaaagaataatttgtattttaacaTTTAGGCTACTATCATCTAATTAAGCACCCTTTTGTCAAAGGCCTTGTAACTGAATTGGTACCtctccatgcacaaagtgcttgagGGTCTAGGAAGGAAAGGGTTCGACCTGCAAAGTTAGCAGCATattataattatctctaaaaaatgataaagaaaagaaaaaagatataacattgatattatttttgtaatgttaattttgattatttatacttttttttcctttcccatCTAATATAAGGTATGGAAactcatttataatttttttatatttttttggatatatttgatgagttattatttattttataattttgaaataattaattaaattatttatgatattatCGATCCAACCATCGGTTCAACCTTGGTCAAACTATAAAACCGAGAACCACTACCTTTCTGATTCCGTCACCGTTCCGTTTTTTAAAACCttgcattctctctctctctctctctcttcccaattcgtctatctaaaaaaaaaaaactcatttctctctcatctAAGCATGAGCCACCACCGAGATCTATCTCTATATCGAATCTAATGAAGTTAGATCTGCTCATTTATCTCTCTTTCATCACCacctctactctctctctctctctctctcactaaaatttcccattttttgtttgatatgGTTATTGGGTTCTCTTGGGGttgtgaaaatttaatttagggTTTGGGGTTTGATTTCAAATGGGTTTGGAAAATGGggattaattttgttgttgctggttttgatttagggtttgatgttaatttcaaattggatttatttttctaattggaACACCATATCATGGTAGTTGATTGCTGTTGGTAAGGAGTCAATGACAGTGGCTGGCTGTGGCTTTGTTAGCTGAAAGGTTAATTGGCAAAGTGGGTTTTGGAATAGTGGGAAATGAgatgaagaggaaaaagaagagagggAGGGATGGTTGCTGGTCTTTGCTTGGGAGTATTCTCtctccaataataataaataaataaaattgtttatgCAAGAATAGTTTCAcactttttctaaaatttctaaaaaaatacacacTTATATAAACACCCAATTatctttttttagttctttttaaaGATGTTAgacattttcttcttcattaacatttaaaatgtgtatttttacaacactttttaaatcacaatttttacaccattttgaaaaattacatgCCAAATTCACTATTTAGAGAATGCAATTTTTGGGGGTGTGTATGGGTTATGTTGGGTCAAGTTGAAGAGTTTTTTCAACCTAACCCATcatggtgggttaaaaaaaattcaacccaacccatgtggATCGAGTTGGGTTGGGTTCGACCTATAGGTTGGacagttattttttttaattactattactattattaaattgagcattaAAACAACAGTGTTGTAAATAAGAGcaaatttataatcaaataaCTATGAGCATGAcactaaaaaaacacaaactatatgagaaaaatttaggatttgagttttatttaggaagagaggtaaaaaagtaaaaacaaaattatataatgtatttttaaattttaaatatatattaaatattggTGGGCTGGGTCGAGTTGGATTGAATCGATATGGTGGGTTGGTGGGTTCGTTGCATACCCCTAGCAATTTTATAGTTGGTGGCCCAAACGTTGAAGCCGAGAAGATTGGTGTTGgtgttaaaatattatatggTCCTATaggaaaaagtattttgtatcaaatgataccacaTCATCTGTATCAAAACCTaataaactagtcgctaacccgtgcgatgcacaggaAAGATATTGgatatgagattttaaaaaaatttcattaaacttcACTCCACAAAGATATAAATTTACTAGAACACAAACTTTTAGTATGAAAACAAAGATAATGATATTTAATGGATAGGGTAATAACACAGGTTTGTAGAAGAaaacaatttgatttaaaaagtcGGAAATTTTAGCACAAGCAAGAGCAATTACAATTGTTAGaagaaaacaatatgttttTTCTATTCTCTGCCCTGTACAATTGTAATATGTGTAACCAATGTTATATATTGAAGTGTTGTACAGGGCAGAGAATAGAAAAAACATATTCTTATGACCATGCCCAAATagcttctaagttctaactatTATGCTAAGTATCCAAACAATATTAGTAATCGAAAAAATATCATAATCTAGCATACTAATTTAAAAGTTACAATTTCAAACACAACCTCACTATGAAAATTTCACCGACGTTCAAATATCACTTAATTTAAGTAAAactataaaagtaataaaactaACATTTGGAATAGAGTGTTAAAGTATATCTTTTGAATCTGGAACACTTTAAAACAATAATAgcaaatttcaaaaccaaatataaatatattaacatATAATACGGAAtgctattataaattttatattatacaaGGTTCTTAGCTATCTCTGCTAATTCCAATCAAATTAGATTTCTATTCTATTTGGTAACTTCTATCTCtactaattttaattgaatttaggTTTCTATTCTATGTGGTAACTTATGTCTcctaattctaattgaattaGGTTTCCATGTAATTAGCTTGCTTATAAAAtggttttgcattttttttaatcttgtcaTTTCTActtaagaataaagaaaatgacttTATGAAATAAAGTCACCAGCTTTTTAATTCatcaatagaaatttttttgaaaggtttGGATTAAAAGTTGCTTCTGTAACTTTGAATCTAAACcctagaataaaaaaatttggaaaaaaaagtcaaaatgtcaAAATTGTTGCGAGAGAATTTCACTCTACAATAACCTAGTGGTATATTGCACGAAATCTCCATGGGAGCTTCAGATGTTTAagtggaaaatttttattatttaccctattttttaggtaatgttttagtgagttagaattgtatttttactgaattgttctttagttttgtttttacttaaacATAAGGCTATAGaagcatttttgaaaaaaaaaataggactTCCAAATAAGAGAAGTcgaagtataaaaaaaataaaaacacattaaaaaaaaaaatcctttatattttttaaccgCCCCACTCACTTTTGTCTCATTCTTCgtcctcttctcttttttctttatacgTTATTTTCTCCTTTgttcttattttcaatatttcttAACGTGCAAAAGATATCATTGCTTATGTTCTTATGATAGTGTTAACAGATGGTGGCAGTGGTGATAGCTTGACAGGGACAAATTATTAGGTCTATTAGGAGGATTCCTGACATGATCTTCCCTAATTTCACAATTAATAAAATGCTATTATTTATGTAAATGTAAcatcatttaataatttttattttttattccttgtactTATTAGAAAACTCACACATACATTTGTATAGATTGCATCATCTCATTTGCTAGAGAAGAACACGTCAGCGATCCTTCTagtgtaaataataatttgtccGTGACGGGCAGTAGGTAAGGATAGGTTGTAAAAGAACAGTCTTTTTGGTCCGTTTGAACATGTATATCTCTTGTTAATGGCAACTTTTCTCTCATTCGGTAACAAAAGAAACATGGTTCGGTCATGGTTGCAATTTTCTGCCCGGTTGTGTTTCCCATTGGCAAACAATAAATTAGGCTTTCATTTGGTCTGGCTACTTAAATTATGAAGGCTAGCACAATGTAGCCTTGTTTGGGAAATCCTCTACGGTGTTGCATATTTATCAATTTGTTATCTTGTTTGGTTACATCAGTTTGTCAAAGATTTTTATTAGGACGAACTATAGCTTCACTGTTACCATGTGGCATTATGTTATGAAAATTATAGACTTGGGCAAGTAAATTCCATCacaaaaaggtaaaaattacCAAAGAATAACCTCTACCACTTGACATATGGGTGATTTCATTGCGTCTGATTTTGTCCCATCCATGCATGGCTTTGAAATAGAAATGATCTTCTTGAGCTCcatattaaaaatttgaaagcaGTTCCACATACTTCCAACAAACTAGACAACTTgactaatataatataatatatatctaaTAGTTTACAAATCCCATTATCCCACGGTGTTTTGCTTATCCATATGAGACTGTCAACATGACCCCACTGATCGTTGTGTGAACTTTTCTACCATGCGCACCAGAACAGTGGCCCTCATACCTCCCCAAGCTAGCAAACGCTTATCTTTGGCGTTAGGAGTGTAGCTGATGCATTTTCTAACTCACTATCAAACTTCTGGACTCAGGAAAGTAGGAAGAAATCTCTCTTGGGTGGGAGGGGTGTTTGATACGGTTTTAGTAATtttagaacttgattttttaattttaattttttttttagaagaaattcAAACAAGTTGGATGGGTCTGAAATCAATCTGGAACGAATATtaaatgttaattaaattaaccaatcAATTACAGTagcttatttatttgtttgtggAACCTATTTCATTAGTTTATATATCTGGGAGACtggaatataaaaatattagcAGACAGATTTGTTAgagataatattttaaatttggcCGGTAGCCCAAGCTAGAAAAAGCATATCTGCTGGGTGTAAAATACTCAGCTTCACTTTCAAACCAGGTTGAATTCATCTATATAACCCAATAACCAATCAATTATACTCTATTTGGAGATACGATATCGATAGGGTTGAAATCTTTGAGTCTATATTGGTTGGTGATGTCATTCTGTTATAGATACAGTAATGATGACTGATTTGGCCCAATTGAATTCGATTAAAGGCCATTGCTgatgtgtttgtatatatattaagataCTGCTAGTTGGACTTGGGGACGATAGTGATTTCCTGGTTGTAAAGTGTGTAATAAATCACTAGCTCTACTATGAACATGTCTATTTCTTAATACTAACTTTGTCTCATTTACCTCCTAAAGAAATGGAGAAATGGTTTCGTTATGTTTGTAGATTCCGTCGGGTTATGCTCTCAAGTGGATACAGCAAATAAATTAGGCTTTCATTTGGTTTGGCCACCAGAACGGGTCAGAGTGGAGTtataaatttagcaatatggtctataaaaaactactttatctattttaccttttcattttataaaacATCCAATAtcagtgattttattttaactttcaacacaattaaataatataaacaacaaaataaaatactatattcactataataaaataatatattcactgCAAAGGAGTGCGAACAcgtcaataaaataatatatttaatataaagaagtgtgaaaacacaatttcatattttttttattttacctatgAGCTTATGTATAGAGCCACTTTTGGCTGTGCACTAGAGCTATGGAGCCAAATTATTTGGCTTTGGCTCCACCAATGTGGTCATAAATTTGTATTTGGTATTCCTGAAAATAGCAATATAGTTTTTTAGCACCGCCAATATTAATCCTCTTAGACGGAGCTTTTTCTCCGATTTTTTATGTCCAAATCTATCAATGCCTTAAAATTAAGGTATCATATTAGGAAACACTAGTTCCTGCAGTCCCAAAATCTTGAGTGTAGCAATTTTTTGTTAGGGCAAATTATAACTTACCCATAGGTAGTTtggccaaaatttaagttgcctacatATGAtgtaaaatttgacactttacgcACATGAAATTAACTCAATTTGAgttccgtaacccacctcagttaaaaaaaaaaaaaggttaaatatgtaattttgctccacttttatgtctctcttttccaaaaaaaaaaaaaaaaaagataaaaatacatcatcaaataagataaaaataaaaataaaaatttagcaGAACACTTGCATCATAGGATTTCAAACCATAGGTAggcaaattaaattttgattaaaccTCAAGTAGATAGagtatcaaatttcaaactacaaatagacaacttaaattttgatcaaaCCTCAAGTagataaagtgtcaaatttcaaactacaaataggcaacttaaattttgatcaaaCCACTAGTGAGTTACATACCATATGTTTGGTAAAATATCAATGAGATGTGTGATGTGTAAtaactctttcaaaaaaaattttttttttttttttttgatgttctGTTAAGCAGCTCTTTTGTCAGATTTAGATTATCATATTAGATTCTTGCTAATCAAGGGTTCAGTAAACTCAACTCCATTCCTTACTGATTTTCCCGTAGCATTGCATCCATACATGACTTTTGTATTGGGATTGTATTTTCTCATTGCTTCTAGTCGAATCTAGCTCTCCCTAGTAAACAATAAAAGCGTGCCATGTAAACAAATCTTCAACATTTAAAGAGAAAACTAATGAGTAGCGATAAATGGTCATCCATATAAGGATCGTCCAAGCAAGTGACTTCGTTGTATATGGATGAACGTAAGCTCATTAATCTATAAACTCAACATTTAATGGCAAATGAAGAACGGATATGGAGCTGTTACCACCGTCCTCTTCTATCTGTTTGATGGCCGTTACAAACCTTAAATAGCAAGGATTAAATGGTCATTACTGAGTCATTAAATCCTCCAGCTCAGGTGCAATGTAAGGTAAAGCCAACAGGTTGAGCATTTAATCATAAGTAGGCTATATAAAGCCAGAAGAGACAAGTAAGTGGATCATGTCTACATTACACACTAATTACTCT includes the following:
- the LOC115985499 gene encoding TMV resistance protein N-like, with protein sequence MAFMINKQTSSSSITHRYRYDVFLSFRGEDTRKDFTSNLNGFLNLKGINTFIDYELPRGEEISVQLVEAIESSRSSIIVFSENYASSTWCLDELVKILECKKSGQMELVLPVFYKVDPSEVRNQRGKFGEALSKHEAKFKDNMKVQRWRKALNQAGSISGSTYKEDCSSSQYEFIEEIFNEISRAQLNCMKLSVVRYPIGIDSRVSDVINRCLKIMSNDVRIVGIYGLPGVGKTTIAKAIFDKIHYHFDGSSFLEDVRENSRTNAGVIHLQNTLCSEILGFRELKVGSISRGINVTTERLHCKRILVVLDDVEKLDEIEKLLGRCDWFASGSRIIITTRDKHFLDVLQRDWHVMYYEVKKLNKHEAHELFCLHAFGRRKSKEDYSELVDQFVHYAKGLPLALKIIGVDLYGRTKREWTSALEKYKRVPKGDIQEILKISYDKLDETQQEFFLDIACSLKGYHMDIVMDILTSMNFYDPYYDIKSLIDKCLIIVTRDDKLSMHDLIQQMGWEIV